From Triticum aestivum cultivar Chinese Spring chromosome 4A, IWGSC CS RefSeq v2.1, whole genome shotgun sequence, a single genomic window includes:
- the LOC123083969 gene encoding uncharacterized protein, with protein MGKGNKDDRLSALPDDILVNIFDRLSVRDAARTIVLSSRWGQLCAKLSRLIISSLDFLPKDASRSSANISDDELVRINAAVVQATKSVLARRNPGEHTIGLLSMTFHLVDDIPISIGHAVGHAMATHLVKNAKFCVRTRKDDDDEIDDDEELVIWERRFMLFFDASPVAFGGLTSLNIGNLRFGESDISSILTTCKRLKRMHLYNCDSGDHSTLQVEHANLSELCIVYCRLEQVKLNWLPQLTSIVFDGWIDFQDPLVLGHVPLLESVSLTNVALSYNKMVKLSRFLGSASPRVLKLGFRSEMIWVQPECPTQDLASVFRQLRFVNLVKLPEGYDLTWTMFILEAAPLLKELYMTVWDDLCSMEMDEEKRKKESYSENKGVEWSAAAADFQHHSLVTLVIFGFESEDYAVNYVRRVMVAAVNLEDVFLYSRLELECGNCQDKKPTRFAWTKRQKISLKKRITAGIESFAIIHSNKTIRADHQAKKLYPQCSHFDATSG; from the exons ATGGGG AAAGGCAATAAAGATGACAGGCTCAGCGCATTGCCGGATGACATTCTGGTCAACATTTTTGACCGACTCAGTGTACGCGATGCTGCAAGAACCATCGTCCTCTCAAGTCGGTGGGGTCAGCTCTGCGCCAAGCTCTCTCGGCTTATAATAAGTTCTCTAGACTTCCTGCCCAAGGACGCGTCACGCAGCAGTGCCAACATCTCTGACGATGAATTGGTTCGGATCAATGCAGCCGTGGTTCAGGCAACAAAGAGCGTGCTGGCGCGCAGAAATCCAGGTGAACACACCATCGGCCTTCTGTCCATGACGTTCCACTTGGTAGATGATATCCCCATATCCATCGGGCACGCCGTTGGTCATGCCATGGCGACGCACCTAGTCAAGAATGCCAAATTTTGTGTTAGGACAAGGAAGGATGacgatgatgaaattgatgatgatgaagaactgGTCATCTGGGAGAGACGATTCATGTTGTTCTTTGATGCTTCTCCAGTTGCATTTGGTGGTCTCACTAGTCTCAACATAGGGAATTTGAGATTTGGTGAGTCAGACATATCCAGCATCCTCACCACTTGCAAGCGGCTGAAGCGTATGCACTTGTACAATTGTGACTCTGGTGATCATAGCACCCTGCAGGTTGAACACGCTAATCTCAGTGAGCTTTGTATCGTATATTGTCGTCTCGAGCAAGTTAAGCTGAACTGGCTCCCTCAGCTCACAAGCATAGTCTTTGACGGTTGGATAGATTTCCAAGATCCACTGGTTCTTGGTCATGTTCCGTTGCTCGAGTCTGTAAGCCTCACAAATGTTGCCCTTAGTTACAACAAGATGGTCAAGTTAAGTAGGTTTCTTGGCAGTGCCTCTCCACGAGTTCTGAAGTTGGGGTTTAGGTCCGAAATG ATTTGGGTGCAGCCAGAATGTCCAACGCAAGATCTGGCATCTGTGTTCCGCCAACTAAGGTTTGTGAACCTTGTTAAACTTCCTGAAGGGTATGATCTCACCTGGACAATGTTTATTCTTGAAGCTGCACCCTTACTGAAGGAGCTATACATGACA GTCTGGGATGATTTGTGTTCAATGGAAATGGATGAGGAGAAGAGAAAAAAGGAATCGTATAGTGAGAACAAGGGTGTAGAGTGGAGCGCGGCTGCAGCTGATTTCCAACACCACAGTTTGGTCACACTCGTCATCTTTGGCTTTGAATCTGAAGATTATGCTGTTAATTATGTCAGACGTGTCATGGTGGCAGCGGTCAATCTAGAGGATGTGTTCCTCTATAGTAGGTTGGAGTTGGAGTGCGGCAACTGCCAGGACAAGAAGCCCACCAGGTTCGCCTGGACTAAAAGGCAGAAGATTTCACTGAAGAAGAGAATCACCGCGGGGATTGAGTCGTTTGCCATAATCCACTCCAACAAGACGATAAGGGCTGACCATCAAGCAAAAAAGCTTTACCCACAGTGCTCACACTTTGACGCAACAAGTGGTTGA